In a genomic window of Xylophilus rhododendri:
- the fdxA gene encoding ferredoxin FdxA, with protein sequence MTHVVTENCIKCKYTDCVDVCPVDCFREGPNFLVIDPDECIDCAVCIPECPANAIYAEEDCPPDQLHFIELNAELARAAGWKSITKRKSPLPDADTHKDQPGKLADLIR encoded by the coding sequence ATGACCCACGTCGTCACCGAAAACTGCATCAAGTGCAAGTACACCGATTGCGTGGACGTGTGCCCCGTCGATTGCTTCCGCGAAGGCCCGAACTTCCTGGTGATCGATCCGGACGAATGCATCGACTGCGCCGTCTGCATCCCGGAATGCCCGGCCAACGCCATCTACGCGGAAGAAGACTGCCCGCCGGATCAGCTCCACTTCATCGAACTGAACGCCGAACTGGCCCGCGCCGCCGGCTGGAAGAGCATCACCAAACGCAAGTCGCCCCTGCCGGACGCCGACACGCACAAGGACCAGCCGGGCAAGCTGGCCGACCTGATCCGCTGA
- a CDS encoding sulfate adenylyltransferase subunit 1 produces the protein MNTNTLDTPVETAAALRFITCGSVDDGKSTLIGRLLVDTRAVLSDQLAGVQRSGATDLALLTDGLSAEREQGITIDVAYRYFATASRKFIIGDAPGHEQYTRNMVTAASSADAAVVLVDASKLPWASADTGAAHELLPQTRRHSLLVHLLRVPSVIFAVNKLDAVEHPEQAFERIRAALQAFAAQAGIEVTATVPMSALEGWNVVDPRTGWAGYSGPSLLQILEGLPVTPADTALPFAFPVQWVEKFSASADTQKGRRVFWGRINAGSVAAGQDLVVMPSGATARVAQVLDHARQEQPSIAAGHSAGIVLDREVDVSRGDWLLAAGAFQAERTLRATVAWLDDEALVPGRVYWALHGHRWVKAKVARIVDRLDIQTLERLPAERLEANSLGHIELALQEPLATLPFADSRTLGALVLVDTASHRTAGAVFADR, from the coding sequence ATGAACACGAACACCCTCGACACCCCGGTGGAAACCGCCGCCGCCCTGCGTTTCATCACCTGCGGCAGCGTGGACGACGGCAAGAGCACCCTGATCGGCCGCCTGCTGGTCGACACCCGCGCCGTGCTGTCCGACCAATTGGCCGGCGTGCAGCGCTCGGGCGCCACCGACCTGGCACTGCTCACCGACGGCCTGTCGGCCGAGCGCGAGCAAGGCATCACCATCGACGTGGCCTACCGCTACTTCGCCACCGCCAGCCGCAAGTTCATCATCGGCGACGCGCCCGGCCATGAGCAGTACACCCGCAACATGGTCACCGCCGCCTCCAGCGCCGACGCCGCCGTGGTGCTGGTCGATGCGAGCAAGCTGCCCTGGGCCTCGGCCGATACCGGCGCTGCACACGAACTGCTGCCGCAGACGCGCCGCCACAGCCTGCTGGTGCACCTGCTGCGGGTGCCTTCGGTGATCTTCGCTGTCAACAAGCTCGATGCGGTCGAGCATCCCGAGCAGGCTTTCGAGCGCATCCGCGCCGCGCTGCAGGCATTCGCTGCCCAGGCCGGCATCGAAGTGACCGCCACCGTGCCCATGTCGGCGCTGGAAGGCTGGAACGTGGTCGATCCGCGCACCGGCTGGGCCGGCTACAGCGGTCCCTCGCTGCTGCAGATTCTCGAAGGCCTGCCGGTCACGCCGGCCGACACCGCCCTGCCCTTCGCCTTCCCGGTGCAGTGGGTGGAGAAGTTCTCTGCATCCGCCGACACCCAGAAAGGCCGCCGCGTCTTCTGGGGCCGCATCAACGCCGGCAGCGTCGCCGCCGGCCAGGATCTGGTGGTGATGCCGAGCGGCGCCACCGCCAGGGTCGCCCAGGTGCTGGACCACGCCCGCCAGGAGCAGCCCTCCATCGCCGCCGGCCACAGCGCCGGCATCGTGCTCGACCGCGAGGTGGACGTGTCGCGCGGCGACTGGCTGCTGGCCGCCGGCGCCTTCCAGGCCGAACGCACCCTGCGCGCCACCGTCGCCTGGCTGGACGACGAGGCCCTGGTGCCCGGCCGCGTCTACTGGGCGCTGCACGGCCACCGCTGGGTGAAGGCCAAGGTGGCGCGCATCGTCGACCGGCTCGACATCCAGACCCTGGAACGCCTGCCGGCCGAGCGCCTGGAAGCCAATTCCCTGGGCCATATCGAACTTGCGCTGCAGGAGCCGCTGGCCACCCTGCCCTTCGCGGATTCACGCACCCTGGGCGCGCTGGTGCTGGTGGATACCGCCAGCCACCGCACCGCGGGCGCCGTCTTCGCCGACCGCTGA